A window from Brachionichthys hirsutus isolate HB-005 chromosome 4, CSIRO-AGI_Bhir_v1, whole genome shotgun sequence encodes these proteins:
- the LOC137918073 gene encoding solute carrier family 28 member 3-like: MHINEDSATKPSDDDALKNTERQKNSFSSLLEKKVVAFQSYLAEHSDKITLILRLVLAAAFVAIVIAACILNFSRAAGLLVLLLIIAFFLVWDWLMECYGDRAWAKLSPVRDLLSENWYWMRWIICVLVLITVVCWLILDTAKLGTRQLISFTGLLLLIFLMLLFSKHPFRWSWRILLWGIGLQFAIALVTLRTTSGSVAMQWLGDQVEKFLSFTNVGSQFVFGASYTDHPFVFKVMPILIFLSSVISILYYIGFMQWFICKIGFLMHVTMGTSPTESMAAAGNIFLGQTESPLLIRPYINELTCSEIHAVIAGALAGISGTIIGAYISFGVDATHLLTASVMSAPGSLAIAKTFWPETETSRVKSSHEVKMDHGESINVLEAASQGATTAVGIVASIVSNLIAFISLLSFFDAALSWLGGMLDYPQLSFTLICSYVFMPLSFMMGVSWEDSFVVAELIGLKTFLNEFVAYQKLSLLITRRKAGGPEYVDNIKQYISIHSETIATYALCGFSNFASLGMMVAAMINMAPERKADISRCGIRALIAGSVSCFVTACVAGMLTINDHQCPHFLSTQFNSTEVISSSQLVTCCTLLFNSVTVHGRLNVTVGDGFSMNNLVHCCSLTPSTQFNCSFIL; encoded by the exons ATGCACATCAATGAGGACAGCGCCACCAAACCTTCAGATGATGACGCACTCAAAAACACGGAGCGACAGAAAAACAG TTTTTCCAGCTTGTTGGAGAAGAAAGTTGTGGCCTTCCAGAGCTATTTGGCAGAACACAGCGATAAGATCACGCTCATTTTGCGACTGGTTTTAGCAGCAG CCTTTGTTGCGATAGTGATTGCGGCATGTATCCTGAACTTCAGCCGGGCTGCCGGGCTGCTGGTCCTCTTACTGATAATTGCATTCTTCCTGGTTTGGGATTGGTTGATGGAATGCTATGGCGACAGGGCGTGGGCGAAGCTGTCTCCTGTCCGAGACCTTCTCAGCGAAAACTGGTACTGGATGAGATG GATAATATGCGTCTTAGTTCTGATCACTGTGGTGTGTTGGCTCATCCTGGACACAGCAAAGCTGGGAACCAGACAGCTCATATCCTTCACTGGTTTGCTGCTCCTCATTTTCTTAATGCTGCTGTTTTCCAAACACCCTTTCAGG TGGTCTTGGCGAATTTTGCTTTGGGGGATTGGGTTGCAGTTTGCTATTGCCCTGGTGACACTCAGGACCACATCAGGCTCGGTGGCGATGCAGTGGCTCGGAGATCAAGTAGAG AAATTCCTGTCATTCACAAATGTTGGATCTCAGTTTGTCTTTGGGGCCTCTTACACAGACCACCCATTTGTTTTTAag GTGATGCCTATATTGATCTTTTTAAGCTCTGTCATCTCCATCCTCTATTACATTGGATTCATGCAGTGGTTCATTTGTAAG ATTGGCTTCCTAATGCATGTTACCATGGGGACATCTCCAACAGAGTCAATGGCTGCAGCTGGAAATATATTTCTGGGACAG ACAGAATCACCTCTGCTGATTCGTCCATACATCAACGAATTAACGTGCTCTGAGATCCATGCTGTGATTGCAGGCGCTTTAGCTGGTATCTCCGGCACCATTATAGGAGCCTACATCTCCTTTGGG GTTGATGCAACACATTTGTTGACAGCGTCAGTGATGTCAGCGCCAGGCTCCCTGGCCATCGCAAAGACATTCTGGCCTGAAACCGAGACTTCCAGAGTGAAATCTAGTCATGAGGTCAAGATGGACCATGG AGAGAGCATAAATGTGTTGGAGGCGGCGTCTCAAGGTGCAACTACTGCTGTGGGCATCGTAGCCAGCATTGTTTCCAACCTGATTGCCTTCATATCGTTGTTGTCCTTTTTTGATGCTGCTCTCTCCTGGCTTGGTGGGATGCTGGATTATCCGCAGCTCAGCTTCACG CTTATCTGCTCATATGTCTTCATGCCTCTCTCCTTCATGATGGGTGTTTCCTGGGAGGACAGTTTCGTCGTTGCAGAGCTGATTGGACTAAAAACATTTCTTAATGAGTTTGTGGCGTATCAGAAGTTGTCATTGTTAATTACGAGACGGAAAGCAGGAGGGCCGGAATACGTAGACAATATAAAGCAGTATATTTCT ATCCACTCTGAAACCATTGCAACCTATGCTCTGTGTGGATTTTCAAACTTTGCTTCCTTGGGGATGATGGTTGCAGCGATGA TCAACATGGCTCCAGAAAGAAAGGCTGACATCTCCAGATGTGGCATCAGAGCTTTGATAGCAGGCAGCGTCTCCTGTTTTGTGACAGCTTGTGTTGCCG GTATGCTGACCATCAATGACCATCAGTGCCCACATTTCTTATCCACACAGTTCAACAGCACTGAAGTGATCAGCAGTTCACAGCTGGTGACCTGCTGCACACTGCTATTCAACAG TGTAACGGTACATGGTCGACTGAATGTGACTGTCGGGGATGGATTCAGCATGAACAACCTGGTACACTGCTGCAGCCTCACACCCTCAACTCAGTTCAACTGCAGCTTCATTCTTTGA